gtaaaaATGGATAAGTTTAATccaaatctaaacaaatatttatgcgattcaatatttcttcacaccggaataagatatccaactaaaatcggtcatggaaaaccaattAGTATAAATGAATCATGGTTTAGATGAACTGAATTTTTCTAGTTTACTTGGGACAACtaaccgcgttttcatgcacaccttgagaaatgaagcctataatctataaaatagtttacctcaatcgagatgacaacacgtgtccatcatcaagagagggagactaacatcttgtcaatagatttacTGTCATCATGAAtaccttagtaattattagTTTTGCATTTGAAacaaacattatacacttcaacaagttaaagcctattaattaatcgatgacatcactaagcatctTTAACCCAACAATCTGGCCGAACCCCTGACAATATAAACAACCCTTCATTCTTCACAACACTTcacaaaattcactattcacaaagatttcttgaactaaaaccatcacaagaacatgaactccgaTCCACTCGCCAACAAAATTCTACTGGCTGATTTCAACTCCATATACCAATATGAAGACCATGAcatcaaagaaatgttcttagccgttgaaagaagcgggctaagagggtTTCGGAGAACagattcatcatcgactacttagtagtcgatgagttcttcgaaacagtaaaagaagtgcaccgagacaTTATCGTGGCACGGATCTACGGTCAATcttttctattcagcgagacggatttcgctgaatattgCAGTTTACCCACtcaaggggtaaccgacctcacttactctccggtgaccattaaagaaatgtgtcatcggtttttcaactctaacatcccggttaagccctagggtgctaagagtcaactatctcacaagtaccagattctgtGTGAGATTCTTGGAAAGTCTGTTCTAGTTAAAGAGAAAAGCTACTACTATAGCCAGAGGCTTTTCGAAATGATGATTGCCGTCACGGTCGGgacaccggtgaactggtcctagatcatcttcaacaacctgaagaagataattctctcaaacaaaaccggctacgctcctcagctaagcggtttctgtgcaagtctggacatccattCCGGGCCCTTCGTCACCCTTCACCCGAAGCATGTGCTCACGAAGGAGAGAATCTAAGAGCttatcgaccggtgggaagcagcaaGGGCTAAGAAGAATCAAGCTGTCGGTTCATCTAATATCTAAATCTTTTTCATCTCTTTCCTCAATAATCAAatcggtaattttgttgtactaccggtttcgtacgtttcattaatgaaatgttATCTTTCATCTTTGGTCGAAACAAAGGAATCCTAAAGAAATAAACGACATTAAATGCATTAgaccaaataaaatcaaatcagtcttgGAATTTGAAATGTTCTCTTTCCAAGAAGCACGCTTAATCCAAATAGACTAGACAATCTATTATTCCCTTGAAAATGGATAAGCCTTTATGACTATACAAAAatggtctgatttttcaaatattctcattaaatgcaaccAATCGCCAAAACGCATTATAAAAGGGGGCTTCATCCTTCTTCATCAAAACacacttcaaatatttttttctctctctaagctcgaATCCTCAAAACTCTCTCACTCTCTGTTCAGATCCTCTCTTGAAAATGAATGCTGAAATGAGAAACACCATTATCGTCGACTTCTATAAAGTGTTGAATTCTAGGTTTCAAGAAACCATCTTCTCACCAATCCAAGAATCTGGGTTGCAATAGTTTCTCGAGGGTTCAGACatcatcctcgaagaggaggtgtatgaatttttaaataatgggCACATACTTGATGATGGCAGCATAAGGACCATCATTGACAGAAAATTCCTTCGGCTCACTGAGGAGCACTTTGCATACTTTTTCGAACTTCTAACTGAAGGATTTTCGGATTTTCCAACGCTGCACTTTCCGGCCAAAAAAGACTATGCCTTCATCTTTTCCAGCTCCATTCATCCGGTTGATGAATACGGTGAAAATGATGACCTTGCACCccaataccaagtctttcatgacttggtccagcggtctatcatgggccgaatgcccaaccaaaaCTACAatcgggaggctttcgacatcatgatagccatcgtcAGACAATCGCCCATAAACTGGGCTTCATATCTCTTCAATAATTTGAAGAAACTTGTTTCATCTCAAAGGGGAAGGATCGGTTTCGCTCCCCAAATAAGCCGATTCCTGCAAGTTCATTGTTCCAACCATGGAcccggtgttcctgtcggaccggccaacaccatgACTCGACCCATGCTGAAcattttaaaaccaaacgggATTCTAAAGGTAATGTGGAAAAGTATAAAGCACGTCTTGTGGCTAAAGGTTTTACTCAAAAATACGGGATTGATTATAAAGAGACTTTTTCTCCGGTTTCAACTAAAGACTCTTTTAGAACAATCATGGCACTCGTTGCacattttgatatggagctatATCAGATGGATTTAAAGACAACATTTctcaatggagaaattgatgaaacaatttatatggtgcaaccagaaAACTTTATGTTAGAAGATTCAAGgaatatggtttgcaaattaaagaaatccATCTATGGGCTCAAACAAGCGTCTCGTCAGTGGTACCATAAATTACATGAGGTAATTATCTCATTTGGTTTTGGAAagaatttaattgatgattgtgtgtATCACAAATTCAGTGGGAgtaaacatatatatctaattttatatgttgatgatatttttCTTGCCTCAAATGATATAGGCTTATTGCACCAAATTAAGACTTTTCTGTCAAGAAATttcgagatgaaagatcttggtgagGCATTATTTGTATTAGGGATCCAAATACATCGAGATCGTTCTCGAGGAATTCTTGGATTGTCATAGATGAGCTATATCGATAAAGTACTTAAAAGATATGGCATGCAAGATTGTAAATTAGGAAATACCCCGGTCGCTAAGGGAGACAAATTTAATCTTCAACAATGCCCTAAAGGAAATTTGGAAATTCAAGAAATGCATAAGATTCCATATGCTTTGGCAGTTGGAAGTCTAATGTATACTCAAGTTTATACGCGTCCAGATATTGCGTACATAGTTGGCGTATTAGGAAGATATTTAAGCAACCCAGGTTTGGATCACTGGGAGGCAACTCAAAGGGTTATGAGATATCTAAAGAGAACTAGAAGTTACATGATCACATATCGGAGGTCGGATAATCTTGAGATCATTGGGTATTCTGACTCTGATTTTGCAGGATGCCAAGATAGTTTAAGATCCACTTCGGACTATGCATTCTTGTTGGCTGGTGGAGCGATCTCTTAGAAGAGTTCCAAACAGGGACTTACAGCTTCCTCCACTATAGAAGCAGAGTTTGTAGCATGTTATGAGGCATCAAATCATGCAATATGGCTAAAGAATTTTGTCATTGAGCTGCGTATTTTGAAAGGGATTGAAAGACCTCATAGgttattttgtgataataattCACCTGTGTTATATTCGAATTATAATAGGAGCTCGACTAAGTCAAAACATATCGATATAAAGTTCCTAGTTGTGAAGTAAATGGTACAAAGTGGTCAAATTTCTATAGAACACTTGGGTGCAAACTCCATGATAGCTGATCCCTTGACAAAGGGTCTGCCGcctaatgtctttcatgaacaCACTACTAACATGGGTGTTTTAGAGATGGATGATCTCTAGGTTAAGTGTGAGTTTGTAAATTCAGttttctttcagtttgttttatggatatttatgTAATTCAGTTTCTGATCAGATAAAGTATTGTACAGTTTATTGCATTTTGTACAATAAAGTTAAAGTttgatctcactaaagttaaggtaggaccagttgaaaattgacatgaatagATCACCTTGCATGTAATTTTTCATGCCACAAATTCATgattaatctatgtcatttagtCATATTGATATTTGTGACCATTAAAGGTTTAGTTGTGATTGATACAACGAAGACCGCCTTGATCCTTGTTAATATGATTAATGGACGAGATTGTTAATGTTCTCGAAATCGATGACAATACTGTGCACAATAAggatatattattcattttttaaatatatatgtccagtgggagattgtaaaaatttaaagggacatttatatatttaaatggatatatatggtcattgattataataagtcaatattatgTGATCTAAGAATGTTTGAGATTTGACTTAAGGAcgttattgttatgaatgttaaATTGTGGATATCTTGCGGTATTTCTAATTCGATGAGGGGCCA
This is a stretch of genomic DNA from Impatiens glandulifera chromosome 4, dImpGla2.1, whole genome shotgun sequence. It encodes these proteins:
- the LOC124935059 gene encoding secreted RxLR effector protein 161-like gives rise to the protein MSYIDKVLKRYGMQDCKLGNTPVAKGDKFNLQQCPKGNLEIQEMHKIPYALAVGSLMYTQVYTRPDIAYIVGVLGRYLSNPGLDHWEATQRVMRYLKRTRSYMITYRRSDNLEIIGYSDSDFAGCQDSLRSTSDYAFLLAGGAIS